TTTATGCTTGGCTTCAGGCAATGAAAAAAATAGGAAGAGGAAAGGGAAAGTTTGCAGATAAATATAGAAGTATAGCCCAAAGGGAAATGGAAATATGTAAAGATTGCATACCTGTGTGGATTATGCCTTTAAACAAGGTTATTGAAAATATAAAATTGAATAATACTCCTTTTGATGTGATAATATTTGATGAAAGCAGTCAAAGTGATATATTTTCTATTTGTGCATTATTTAGAGCTAAAAGGGCTGTAATTGTAGGAGATGATAATCAGATAAGTCCTCAGGCTATAGGCATAGATCAGGAAACAGTAAACGGCTTGATAGATAGATATTTAAAGGGTATACCCCATAGAGAGTGGTTTGATTTGGAAACCAGCCTTTATAACACAGCTCTTAGAGTTTTTCCTGATAGGCTTTTGTTAAAAGAACATTTTAGATGTCTGCCTGAAATAATAGGTTTCAGTAATTCTCTATGTTATTCTGGAGAAATAGTTCCCTTAAGGCATCCTAAGAAAGGGGAAGTATTCAATTCTCCAATAAAGGCTATAAGGGTAATGGATGGACTAAAAGATAAATTGAAAAATATAAATATAAATGAGGCTAAAGCTTTAGCAGAACAAATATTTAAATGTTGTAATGATAGAAGATATGATGGTATGACTATGGGAGTTGTATCATTACTGGGAGATGCTCAGGCAGAAATAATTGAAAACATGATAAGAGAAAAGATTGGAGAAAAAGAAATTATGAAAAGAAAGCTTTTGTGCGGAGATGCTTATTCTTTTCAAGGAGATGAAAGAGATATAATATTTTTGTCCATGGTAGTAGGGGACAATGTAAGATTTACAGCACTGACCAGGGAGGTGGATATAAGAAGATTCAATGTGGCGGTAAGCAGGGCAAGAAATCAACTTTGGTTATTTTATTCTATAAGTACAGAAAACTTAAATCCAGATTGTGTAAGAACAAAACTTTTAAGATATTGTCTAGATCCTTATGGATTAGAAGGTAATAAAAATGAGACACAGTATATGTTTGAAAGTGATTTTCACAAAGAAGTATTTAGAATGATAAGTAAAAGAGGATACAGTATAACAACAGATGCAAGCCTTAAACATTACAAGGTTGACTTTGTGGTAGAGGATAATAATAGTAGAGTTGCTATAGAGTGTGATGATGGACAATGGAATGGAATTGAAGAGTGGGAAACAGGTCATGAAAGTCAAATGACATTAGAGAGAGTGGGATGGACTTTTCATAAGATAAGAGCCAGTGAGTTCTATAGAAATCCTGAAAAGACTATGGAACGTCTATGGTCCAGGCTGAAACATCTTGGAATTAAGAAGATAATAGCTTAAGGTATCTTCAAATAAATACTGGATAGCAGCATTTTGACTTAATATTTACTTTCAGGTACCTTTAAGCATGATTTTCAGAGGAGTGATCCGCTTGAATAGTAAAAAGACTATGGGAATAATTATGCTTTTATTATTAACTCTATTTATTTTGTTAGCTTGTGATAAAAATAATAGTAAAACACAAGTAAAGGAAGAAAAAAATGTGGAATCAGTTTCTGTAAATAATGTAGGTGACAAAGCTAAAGAGAATTCTGCTAATGTATCCTCAAAAAATGCATATATAAATGCCAGATTTGCTTACAGAATAGAGTATCCGAAAGAATGGACAGGAATTATAGAAAGCGAAACTCAGGATGGTGCACTTATTTATTATAAAGATGGTAATGACATAAGAACTTTTTGTGAAAAAGCTCCAGATGGATATATTGATTCAGAAAGAGAACAATATATATCGGAAGGAAAAAAGGTAGAAGATTTTTATACAGAGGATGGAGTGAAAGGGATTGTTGTTACAGGAAATGATGGAGAAAGAAAGTTTATGCATGTGATCGTTATTCAAAAGGGAAATCACTATGATGTATACGGATTAGTAAAGCCGGATTTTTATAAAAATAATGAAAATAACATAATATCCATGGCTAAAAGTATAAAAATTTTAAATTAAATTTTTTGAAAGAAATAATTGTGTTAATTGAGCAATTGAGGGTGAAGTCTTAATTTATAACTTTTCACCCTTGATTGTATTTTACATAAATATTGAAAATATTATATATATTAATAATAAAATGATGCAAAAATACAAATTTATGTTAACTTTGTTTTAAAAACTTCGATATAATAAGTGTAGACATTTATAAGGAGGAAGAATTCATGAAATTAAGAAGTAAGTTTATGGTATGTTTTTTAGCATTTGCACTAATTCCCATTTTAATAATTGGTACTATTAATTATTTTCAGACCAGATTGTCAAATATAAATTCTGCTTTTGACACACTAAGGGTACAAGAAAATTTAAGTAAAATTTCTATACAGGACAAGATTAATACCATAGCTGCTATGGGTAAAAAGGATTCATCCAATACTATAATAAGAAATTATATGAAAACGATTAATAATTCTAAGAAGGATGATACTTTAAAAAATAATATTAAAGATGGTTTTAAGAGTACAAAAGAGGATTTTTCCTATTATGCAAATATTGCATTGACCGATAAAAATGGAAAATGTACGGTAGATGCTTCAGGAATTCTTGAAAATATGGATCTTGCAAAAAATGATTATTTTATTAAAGCAAAGGAAGATAGTAAAACATATATATCTTCAGTGAAAAAAAGCCAAAGTACAGGAAATCCTGTGATAGTTATTTCTGAACCTATTTTTGTGGACAACCAATTTCAAGGTGTTTTACTTCAGTCCATTGATTTGACAAATATGTCTCAAAACCTTATAAATAGTATATCTATTGGTAAAACAGGAGGAGTGTTTGTTGTTGAAAATGACGGTACTATGATAATTCATAAGGATAAAGGAGAGATATTTAACAAGAATTTTCTAAATGTAAATGCAGCTAATAAAATTCTTAAGGATAAAAAGGGAACTATAGAGTATACATATAAAGGTGAGGATAAATTGGCAGCTTACGACTATGATTCAAACCTTGGATGGATATTTGTAGCTACTATAGGTAAGTCTGAACTTATGGGTACAAGTAATACTGTTTTGAAAACTACAGTTATACTTTCTCTAATAGCTATAATATCAAGTATACTTTTATCACTTATTATTACTAAAAGGCTTTCAGCACCAATAATAAAAGTTTCAGAAGCCATGAATAGACTTTCTGAAGGTGATTTTACAATAAATGTACATTCAGAAAGCAAGGATGAAATTGGTCATATGTCAAGAAAGTTAGATAATACCATTAAAAGTGTTCGAGGGTCTGTGGCAGAGGTAAAGAATACTTCTGTTTCTATAGGGGAAGATATTAATATACTTTCAAAAAATTCTAGTGAAATGGTTACTTCTGTAAATGAAGTTTCAAATGCCATTCAGGATGTGGCTGCAGGATCTACCTCACAAGCGGAAGATTTAATGGATGTGGTAAATATGGTGTCTGATTTTACAAAGGAATTAGAAGAAACCAATAATAGACTTGTTAAAGTTAATTGCGAAATAAAAGATAGTGAAGAAAAAGCAAAACAAGGTAGTGAAGAGATTAATTTACTTATACAAAATATATGTGAGGTGAAGGAGAAGTTTGATGCTGTTTTGGAAAAAGTAAATAACCTTTCTGGCTCTGTTTCACAAATAGGCAGTATCACTGATGTTATTAATGATATATCTGAGAAAACCAATCTTCTTGCGCTTAATGCAGCTATTGAGGCAGCAAGGGCTGGAGAGCATGGTAAGGGCTTTGCAGTAGTGGCAGAAGAAGTGAGAAAACTTGCAGAGCAGTCTAAGGATTCTTCTCATGAAATAATACAATTAGTTAAATCAATATATAGTGAAACCAATGAAGTTAAAAGTACTTCCAGCGGCGTAGGTGATGTGCTGGAAAGCCAGGCAGAATCAGCAAATAATACAATTATAATTCTTTATGATATAATAGATGCGGTAAAGGATATAAGTTCCTTAATGAATGAAGCCAATGATTCTCTTGGATCAGTTATGGAAAATAAGAAGAGTATTTTTAGATAAAGTTCAAAATGTATCAGCAGTGGCAGAGGAAGTATCTGCTTCTTCAGAGGAAATAGCTGCTTCTTCTGAAGAAATGCTGGCAGGAGCAGAGGAAGTTAATAACCATGCTGAGAGAGTGAGGCATTCAGCTTCAGATTTAACGGATAAGGTTAAAAAATTTATAGTGTAGAATATTTTCAGGAGGTGGAATTTATGTATAGTGCAGTAGATAGACTACTTAAATATGTAAAATTCAATACTAAGTCCGATGAAACTACAGGAACCACACCCAGCACAGAGGGTCAGTTAGTATTGGGTAGAGAATTAAAAAGTGAATTAGAGGAATTAGGTCTTGAGGATGTATCTATGGATGAAAATGGATATATAATGGCGACTTTGCCCAAAAATATAGATAAAGAGGTAAAAACCATTGGATTTATATCACATATGGATACAAGTCCTGATATGACAGGAGAAAATGTAAATCCCAAGATAGTTAAGAATTATGATGGAAATGATATAGTACTTAATGAAAAAGAAAATATAATACTTTCACCAAAGGATTTTCCTGAAATCAAGAATTATATTGGAAGAGATATTATAACTACAGATGGAACAACACTTTTAGGAGCAGATGATAAGGCTGGAGTTTCTGAAATAATGGCTGCAGTGGAGTATCTTGTTAAGCATCCAGAGATACCTCATGGAACTATAAAGATAGGATTTACTCCAGATGAAGAAATAGGCGAAGGTGCAGATCATTTTGATGTAAAAAAGTTTGGAGCAGATTTTGCCTATACTGTAGACGGAGGTCCTATTGGTGAACTGGAGTGCGAAAATTTTAATGCGGCTGCTGCTAAAATATTTGTAAAAGGAAGAAATGTTCATCCTGGCACAGCTAAAAATAAAATGATAAATTCCATGCACATAGCTTCAGAATTTATTGATATGCTTCCCTGTAATGAAAGACCGGAATACACAGAAGGCCATGAAGGATTCAATCATCTTATTTCCATTAAGGGAGAAGTGGAGGAAACAGAACTTTATTTTATAATAAGGGACTTTAATAGAGAAAAGTTTGAAGAGAGAAAGAAACTAATGCTTTCCTCAGCAGAATTTTTAAATAAAAAATATGGTGAAGGAATTGTTACTCTGGAGTTAAGAGATCAATATTACAATATGAAAGAAAAAATAGAACCTGTAAAATATATTGTAGATATAGCCTATAAGGCAATGGAGGAATTGGAGATTACTCCAATAGTAATGCCTATAAGAGGCGGAACCGATGGAGCAAGATTATCCTTTATGGGACTTCCAACACCTAATATATTCACTGGGGGACATAATTATCATGGTAAATATGAATTTATACCAACCTTTACCATGGATAAGGCTGTAGATGTAATATTAAAGATAATAGAATTGAATTCAAAATAAAATTTTATTTTCCAAAAAACATTTTTAAAGCTATTAAAATTAAAAATACGGCAAAGGCTTTTTGCATAATTCCTTGAGGAAGATTGTTAGCAAATCTTCCTCCAAATTTTGTACCTATAAACATAGTAATACATATGAGAATTCCTGCAATTATATTTACATTTCCATTTTTGTAATACTCTAAGAATCCTAGAAGACCAACTGGAGGCAGCAGTATAGCCAAAGAAGTTCCCTGTGCCATAAGCTGACTAAAGCCCATTATGTACATTAAACCAGGTATTATTAATGTCCCTCCTCCAATTCCAAATAATCCGCTGAGAATACCAGATATAAATCCCAATATTATATAAAATAAATATGACAGCATATATTATAAATTCTCCTTTCTAAATAATAAAAATTTTATAAATTAATGGTTATGTAGAGTAGAATTATAGATAAAAAATAGATTAATCTATAAATATAATTAACATATTTAGGTTAAATTATTATTGTAATCTTGCAAATGTTTGGCTTAAGTTTTATTTAATGAGGGCAGAATTATATTATATAACTAAAGATCAGGTATAGAAGGAGGGAAATAGTATGTCTCATAAGGGAGATAAAAATAACAAAAACAATAAAAAAGTAAATCAAAAAACTCATAAAGAACTAGAGGAACTTAAAGATAAAAAGCATGATAGATAGAATAGAAATCTCATTCATAAAAAATGTAGATATTAAAGGCTGTTAACATATTATGTATGTGAACAGTTTAAAATGAAGTCTTATTTAAGGCTTCATTTTTCTATTTAGTTAAGTTCACAATGTGTTTTACTTGTGATACTATTATTACAGTTGTTTATTTGAAAGGAATGTTTAAAATGAATAAAACATTAGTATTAGCGGAAAAACCCTCAGTGGGAAGAGATATAGCAAGAGTTTTAAATTGCAGTAAAAAGGGTAGTGGATTTATAGAAGGCAGCAAATATATTGTTACCTGGGCGTTGGGACATTTAGTTACCTTAGCTGATCCAGAGGCTTACGATGAAAGATATAAAACCTGGAGAATTGAAGATCTTCCAATGATGCCAAATCACTTAAAGCTTGTAGTTATAAAACAGAGCGGGAAACAATTTAATGCAGTTAAAACTCAGATGAATAGAAAAGATGTAGATGAAATTGTTATAGCAACAGATGCTGGACGTGAAGGAGAGCTTGTTGCAAGATGGATAATAGAAAAGGCACATGTGAAAAAACCATTAAAGCGTCTTTGGATTTCCTCGGTTACAGATAAGGCTATAAGAGATGGTTTTAATAAATTAAAAAATGCCAGGGATTATGAGAATCTCTATGCTTCAGCAGTAGCACGTTCAGAAGCCGATTGGTTTGTAGGTATGAATGCAACTAGGGCACTAACCTGTAAATTTAATGCACAGCTTTCCTGTGGAAGAGTTCAGACCCCTACTGTTGCTATAATTGCCAGGAGAGAAGAAGAAATAAAGAATTTTAAACCAAAAGATTTTTATGGAATAACTGCTGAAGCAAATAGGCTTAAACTATCCTGGCAGGATTCTAACAGCAAAAGCTTTAGAACTTTTGACAGGGAAAAGGTAAATAAGATACTTACCTCTATTAGAAATAAAGATGCTACGGTAATTGAAGTGGATAAAACTCACAAAAAGAATTATGCACCTCAATTATACGATCTAACGGAACTTCAAAGGGATGCCAATAAAATATTTGGATATTCTGCAAAGGAGACACTTTCTCTAATGCAAAGGCTATATGAAAGTCACAAGGTGCTAACTTATCCAAGAACAGATTCAAGATATATATCCTCTGATGTGGTAGATACTTTAAAGGATAGAGTTAGAGCCTGCGGTGTAGGTCCCTATTCAAAATTAACTGTTAGAGTACTGAAGAATCCAATAAAGGGAAGTAAGCATTTTGTAGATAATAGTAAGGTTTCCGACCATCATGCTATTATTCCTACAGAACAGTCTGTTGCTTTGAGTTCCTTAAGTGATAAAGAGAGAAAAATATATGATTTAGTAGTTAAGAGATTCTTAGCTGTACTTTATCCTCCTTTTGAATATGAACAGACTACTATAAAGGCAAAAATTGGTGAAGAACTATTTATTGCCAAGGGTAAGATTATTAAATCTCAAGGTTTCAAAGAGGTATATGAAAATAATTTTCAGGAAGAACATTCTGAAGATGATATTTCAGAGCAAATGCTGCCTAATATAAATAAGGATGATGTGTTAAAGGTTAGTAAGATTGTTGATACTAGAGGGAAGACTAAACCGCCAGCACTGTTTAATGAAGGAACACTGCTTTCTGCTATGGAAAATCCAGCAAAATACATGAATAATGAGAGTAAGGATTTGATAAAGACCATAGGTGAAACCGGGGGACTTGGTACTGTTGCTACAAGAGCGGATATAATAGAAAAATTGTTTAACACTTTTCTCATAGAGAAAAAAGGTAAGGATATTCATATAACCTCAAAGGGAAAACAGCTTTTAGAGCTAGTACCTAAGGGACTAAAATCACCTACTCTTACTGCTAAATGGGAACAAAAGTTGAGTGCTATTTCAAAGGGTTCTTTAAATAAAAATACATTCATTAATGAAATGAAAAATTATTCTAAAGAAATAGTAAATGAGATTAAAAACAGTGAAGAAAAATTTAAACATGATAATATGACCAGAGTTAAATGCCCTGAATGTGGTAAATATATGTTAGAAGTAAATGGTAAAAAGGGAAAGATGCTTATTTGCCAGGATAGAGAATGCGGTTATAGAAAGGGAATAGCAAGAGTTACAAATGCAAGATGTCCTGAATGCCATAAAAAATTAGAATTACGAGGACAGGGAGAAGGACAGATATTTGTATGCAGCTGCGGCTATAGAGAAAAACTCTCTGCTTTTAATGAAAGAAAGAAAAAAGATAATACAAAGCTCTCTAAAAAGGATGTATCAAGGTATATGAAACAACAGAACAAACAAAATGATGAGCCAATTAATTCAGCATTGGCAGAAGCATTGGCTAAACTTAAATTAAAATAAACTTATTTGAATTCTCTGTAGGCATTACTTTACAATTAAGTAAGCACATAATTTTCACATATTTTATATATAATTTTTCTGAAATGTTATGTTAAAATCCTAATATATAATTGTAGTAAATATTAATATATATTTGAAAATACGAGGAATTTATTAAATACAGTTTATTGGGGTGGTAAATATGTCAAAGAGAATATATCTTGTAGAAGATGAGAAGAGTTTAAATATTTTATTGGAAAAATATCTGCAAAGAGAGGGATATGAGGTTGTTACTTTTTCTAATGGGAAATCTGCACTGGAAAGAATAAAAGATATGCCTGATTTGTGGATACTTGATATAATGCTGCCAGATATAGACGGATATGAAATAATTAAAGCAGTTAAACAAAATAACAGAAATACACCTGTGATATTTATGTCTGCTAGAAATGAGGAGCTGGATAGAGTTGTGGGATTAGAGCTTGGAAGTGATGATTATTTGTCAAAGCCCTTTCTTCCAAGAGAGCTTGTAATAAGGACTAATAAGCTTCTTGAAAGAATTTATAGTAAGGGAAATGAAGATGAAGAAGCTGAAGAGCATATAATAGATATAAATGGATATAAAATAAGTAAAAATCAGAGAACGATTTTCTTAGATAGCAATGAAGTACAACTTACAAATAAGGAATTTGAATTGTTAAGTTATTTTATAGAAAACAAAAATAACCTTTTATCCAGAGAACAGATTTTAATAAGTGTGTGGGGTGATGATTATTTTGGTTCAGATAGAGTTGTAGATGATACCATACGAAGACTGAGAAAAAAATTGAGCAGACTTAATATTGAAACGGTATATGGCTATGGATATAAAATGGTGGTCAAATGATGAAGGTAAAGGGATTTAAATTTAAATCGTTAACCATAAGAATATGGGCTACATTCACACTTATAATTTTGATAATAATATGCAGTATTTCAATTATATATCTGTCTGTTTTTAGGACAATTAAGGAAAAAGATACAATGCAGGATTTAAAAGTCGCTCATAGTATTCTTTTAAATGCAAACAACTTTTATGGACCTGAAAATAGATTCGATGAGCTTAAGAATCTTAAAAGAAGTAGTAATGTTATTATAACCATAGATAGTGATAATAATGTAAATGTAAGAAATATTAACAAAATAGGAAGGCCCTTAGACCAGCAGCCTGTACAGGGATTTCCCCCGGAGTTAAGGGTTAGTGAAGACTCCCTTGGGAGGTGGATGGCTGGTTTTATAAAAAATGATATTGTATATCAACAGCAATTTAAGAAGTCCTATAATGGTAAATCAGTATTTTTTATAGTAAGTTCAATTAAAAGTACTGATACCTCAGATAAGATTTACTTAATATCTTATATCCCTCTATCTAATATAGAAGATAACAGCTTATTGTATATGGTTATAGCAATTGGTATTATGTTTATAGTTTTTGGTTTTATTGCAGCTAAGATAGTGGCTGGATATATTGCAAAACCTCTTAAGAAATTAGAAGATTATAGCCTTAGAATAGCTCATAAGGATTGGAAGGAACCTATTGAGATTAAAAATGAAGATGAAATTGGAAGACTTGCAAAAGCCATGAATATTATGAGGACAGAATTAAAGAGAGCAGATGAAGAGGAAAAAATGTTTTTACAGAGTATTTCCCATGATTTAAAGACACCAGTTATGGTGATAATGAGTCATGCAGAGGCTATAATAGATGGTATGTATATAGATTCTGTAGAAAAGACAGCTGATATAATAAAAAATGAGGCCATTGCACTGGAGAAAAAAATAAAACAGCTATTATATTTAAACACTTTAGATTATGTTCTTGAGAATAATAGTAAGGCTAGTGAGATTAATTTATATCAATTGATATTATATATATCAAATAGATTTGAGATAGTCAATAATAAAATTAAATGGGACTTAGATATAAAAGATGCTTTTATCATAGGTA
This genomic window from Clostridium pasteurianum DSM 525 = ATCC 6013 contains:
- a CDS encoding methyl-accepting chemotaxis protein, yielding MKLRSKFMVCFLAFALIPILIIGTINYFQTRLSNINSAFDTLRVQENLSKISIQDKINTIAAMGKKDSSNTIIRNYMKTINNSKKDDTLKNNIKDGFKSTKEDFSYYANIALTDKNGKCTVDASGILENMDLAKNDYFIKAKEDSKTYISSVKKSQSTGNPVIVISEPIFVDNQFQGVLLQSIDLTNMSQNLINSISIGKTGGVFVVENDGTMIIHKDKGEIFNKNFLNVNAANKILKDKKGTIEYTYKGEDKLAAYDYDSNLGWIFVATIGKSELMGTSNTVLKTTVILSLIAIISSILLSLIITKRLSAPIIKVSEAMNRLSEGDFTINVHSESKDEIGHMSRKLDNTIKSVRGSVAEVKNTSVSIGEDINILSKNSSEMVTSVNEVSNAIQDVAAGSTSQAEDLMDVVNMVSDFTKELEETNNRLVKVNCEIKDSEEKAKQGSEEINLLIQNICEVKEKFDAVLEKVNNLSGSVSQIGSITDVINDISEKTNLLALNAAIEAARAGEHGKGFAVVAEEVRKLAEQSKDSSHEIIQLVKSIYSETNEVKSTSSGVGDVLESQAESANNTIIILYDIIDAVKDISSLMNEANDSLGSVMENKKSIFR
- the pepT gene encoding peptidase T, which encodes MYSAVDRLLKYVKFNTKSDETTGTTPSTEGQLVLGRELKSELEELGLEDVSMDENGYIMATLPKNIDKEVKTIGFISHMDTSPDMTGENVNPKIVKNYDGNDIVLNEKENIILSPKDFPEIKNYIGRDIITTDGTTLLGADDKAGVSEIMAAVEYLVKHPEIPHGTIKIGFTPDEEIGEGADHFDVKKFGADFAYTVDGGPIGELECENFNAAAAKIFVKGRNVHPGTAKNKMINSMHIASEFIDMLPCNERPEYTEGHEGFNHLISIKGEVEETELYFIIRDFNREKFEERKKLMLSSAEFLNKKYGEGIVTLELRDQYYNMKEKIEPVKYIVDIAYKAMEELEITPIVMPIRGGTDGARLSFMGLPTPNIFTGGHNYHGKYEFIPTFTMDKAVDVILKIIELNSK
- a CDS encoding sulfite exporter TauE/SafE family protein, with amino-acid sequence MLSYLFYIILGFISGILSGLFGIGGGTLIIPGLMYIMGFSQLMAQGTSLAILLPPVGLLGFLEYYKNGNVNIIAGILICITMFIGTKFGGRFANNLPQGIMQKAFAVFLILIALKMFFGK
- a CDS encoding DNA topoisomerase III produces the protein MNKTLVLAEKPSVGRDIARVLNCSKKGSGFIEGSKYIVTWALGHLVTLADPEAYDERYKTWRIEDLPMMPNHLKLVVIKQSGKQFNAVKTQMNRKDVDEIVIATDAGREGELVARWIIEKAHVKKPLKRLWISSVTDKAIRDGFNKLKNARDYENLYASAVARSEADWFVGMNATRALTCKFNAQLSCGRVQTPTVAIIARREEEIKNFKPKDFYGITAEANRLKLSWQDSNSKSFRTFDREKVNKILTSIRNKDATVIEVDKTHKKNYAPQLYDLTELQRDANKIFGYSAKETLSLMQRLYESHKVLTYPRTDSRYISSDVVDTLKDRVRACGVGPYSKLTVRVLKNPIKGSKHFVDNSKVSDHHAIIPTEQSVALSSLSDKERKIYDLVVKRFLAVLYPPFEYEQTTIKAKIGEELFIAKGKIIKSQGFKEVYENNFQEEHSEDDISEQMLPNINKDDVLKVSKIVDTRGKTKPPALFNEGTLLSAMENPAKYMNNESKDLIKTIGETGGLGTVATRADIIEKLFNTFLIEKKGKDIHITSKGKQLLELVPKGLKSPTLTAKWEQKLSAISKGSLNKNTFINEMKNYSKEIVNEIKNSEEKFKHDNMTRVKCPECGKYMLEVNGKKGKMLICQDRECGYRKGIARVTNARCPECHKKLELRGQGEGQIFVCSCGYREKLSAFNERKKKDNTKLSKKDVSRYMKQQNKQNDEPINSALAEALAKLKLK
- a CDS encoding response regulator transcription factor; translation: MSKRIYLVEDEKSLNILLEKYLQREGYEVVTFSNGKSALERIKDMPDLWILDIMLPDIDGYEIIKAVKQNNRNTPVIFMSARNEELDRVVGLELGSDDYLSKPFLPRELVIRTNKLLERIYSKGNEDEEAEEHIIDINGYKISKNQRTIFLDSNEVQLTNKEFELLSYFIENKNNLLSREQILISVWGDDYFGSDRVVDDTIRRLRKKLSRLNIETVYGYGYKMVVK
- a CDS encoding sensor histidine kinase, with product MMKVKGFKFKSLTIRIWATFTLIILIIICSISIIYLSVFRTIKEKDTMQDLKVAHSILLNANNFYGPENRFDELKNLKRSSNVIITIDSDNNVNVRNINKIGRPLDQQPVQGFPPELRVSEDSLGRWMAGFIKNDIVYQQQFKKSYNGKSVFFIVSSIKSTDTSDKIYLISYIPLSNIEDNSLLYMVIAIGIMFIVFGFIAAKIVAGYIAKPLKKLEDYSLRIAHKDWKEPIEIKNEDEIGRLAKAMNIMRTELKRADEEEKMFLQSISHDLKTPVMVIMSHAEAIIDGMYIDSVEKTADIIKNEAIALEKKIKQLLYLNTLDYVLENNSKASEINLYQLILYISNRFEIVNNKIKWDLDIKDAFIIGNAEKIQVAIENILENSLRYAEKKISVKLNVENSNVILEIYNDGPNIDEKHINNIFDNLYKDKTGNFGLGLAISKKIIDFYDGEIKAVNRDKGVSFIIKAPIS